In Triticum aestivum cultivar Chinese Spring chromosome 5B, IWGSC CS RefSeq v2.1, whole genome shotgun sequence, the following proteins share a genomic window:
- the LOC123112417 gene encoding protein EMSY-LIKE 3 produces MNPMGYRPYDSSGTDDDLPSSQNRGLRGRSFSGNGRASAGPFPYARPHNDLESQVHLVEQEAYTGVLRAFKVQSDALSWEKESLISELRKELRVSDEEHRELLNKVNEDGAIRGMRELRQGGGTPSGLHRGSRVLHDGEPGPTAKRQRPSHLMPSHSSGLQSPVMSSHSVPSSSKWGPSSASRGKRAKSTTPLALPSMDPTSLISRKVFTRWPDDNNFYEATITRYNPATGEHALVYDMGKTTESWESVRLCDMRPEDIRWERDDQGISNRDSWGPSGPLLNRNQNNNGRGRLSQNEHPNKYGPPQNGINRNIGEIDVPNTQSVVIEVERVLSNPNMHEIEKAKKLLTDQEQSLLDAIASLDDASDSESEDKAMEALMGSGGDHTGRNGIAC; encoded by the exons ATGAATCCCATGGGGTACCGCCCCTATGATAGCAGTG GGACGGACGATGATCTCCCCTCGTCACAAAATAGAGGACTAAGAGGACGATCTTTCAGTGGGAATGGGAGAGCATCAGCTGGACCGTTTCCTTATGCAAGGCCACACAATGATTTGGAGAGCCAAGTACATCTGGTTGAGCAAGAGGCGTACACTGGTGTTCTTAGGGCATTCAAAGTTCAATCTGATGCATTGTCTTGG GAAAAAGAAAGTCTGATTTCTGAACTCAGGAAGGAACTGAGAGTTTCTGATGAGGAACACAGGGAGCTATTAAACAAGGTTAATGAAGATGGGGCCATCCGTGGAATGAG GGAGCTGAGACAGGGAGGTGGGACCCCGAGTGGGCTGCATCGTGGCAGCAGAGTTCTTCATGATGGAGAACCTGGGCCAACTGCTAAAAGGCAACGACCATCTCATTTAATGCCTTCGCATTCTTCAGGCCTCCAGTCCCCTGTTATGTCTTCACATTCTGTCCCGTCTTCGTCAAAGTGGGGACCATCTTCAGCATCAAGGGGGAAAAGAGCAAAGTCG ACTACGCCACTGGCATTACCATCCATGGATCCGACCTCATTGATTAGCCGGAAAGTTTTTACAAGATGGCCAGATGATAACAACTTCTATGAGGCCACTATAACCCGTTACAATCCTGCTACA GGCGAACATGCTCTTGTCTATGACATGGGCAAAACAACTGAGTCATGGGAGTCTGTCAGGCTTTGTGAT ATGAGACCTGAAGATATAAGATGGGAACGTGATGATCAAGGCATCTCAAATCGAGATAGTTGGGGCCCTTCTGGTCCATTGTTGAACAGGAACCAAAACAACAATGGTAGAGGGAGACTATCTCAGAATGAGCATCCAAATAAATATGGTCCACCTCAAAATGGCATCAACAGGAATATTGGTGAAATTGACGTGCCTAACACTCAGAGTGTCGTGATTGAG GTGGAGAGGGTATTGTCAAATCCAAATATGCATGAAATTGAAAAGGCAAAGAAACTGCTAACA GACCAGGAGCAGTCATTACTTGATGCAATTGCCAGTCTTGACGATGCATCAGATAGCGAAAGTG AGGATAAGGCCATGGAAGCCCTAATGGGTTCTGGTGGTGATCACACGGGTAGGAACGGCATTGCCTGTTAG